From the Lathyrus oleraceus cultivar Zhongwan6 chromosome 3, CAAS_Psat_ZW6_1.0, whole genome shotgun sequence genome, the window CAGGCCTATATTTGAAGCAAATTAATAATGCATTAGATAAAACAAATATTTAAGGCATCTGAGAGAATAATAGGAAAGTAATGTGATGAAGAAAACCTTGGCCTTGTATATGTGGAGGTGTTTTAAAATGGCTTCCCAGTACTCAACCACCTTTGCTGTACCAGTACGCATCTCTGACTCAATGTGAACCTGTAAGGCTTCCAACTCTGTACGTGTCTTTCCATGTAAAAGGTCCTTTACATCTGGCTCAACACTGGAATGCAAACCCCTTTGTTCAGCAAGCAGCTCAGCAGGAGGTTCTTCTCCACGCACCCTAGCTCGATCAATTGCATCCTTTTTCCGAGATTCAGCTAGTTCCCAATCGCATACCACAAGGAGAGCCTACATGAAGTTGTTGAACAATAAGTCTTAAGCTTAGAAGAAGGTGCCAATCATAATGGCCAAATGTGTTGCATAAAACAAGAAAAGGAAGAGATCATGAAAGTAATTTAGTTCTTTTGGTCTCCAGTCTAACTCAAATCTTTACATTGAAATTATCTTCAATGCATTGTGCCAGATATGGTAAAACTTATTAATTACATAACCCGTGCAGAATTCAAACCAGAAATCAAACCATGGAAACAGGGTGATACCTCCCAATATTCCACATGCGTTGGTGTTGCCCTGTCAAGATCCAGATGCATTTTGATGTCATCACGAAGTTCACTCATTTCTTTAACAGTCAAACCCTGTAACATATATCAAATCCTTACTTAACTTGTTCAATAATATTAACATTCGAAGTTGCATAATTAGAACAGTGAATGGAATAAAAGAATTAAATGAAAAGGAATTGAAAGCTAGATACTAACCTTGAAGACCATGTATGGTTCATTTATTTCTATATCCAAATCATCAGAGCCATTGAGGTGCTTGGTTAGGACATCGATTGGCCTGGCACGCCCTTCACGCAATCTAATTTCTGACCTAActttgctttgatcaaaatgaaaCTGCATATTAAATAGTCTAAGTCAATAAAAAGACAATATTATATTAAACAAAAACAAATGTAAACGAACTCAAAGCACAGTACCTCCTCTTCCTTTTTTTCCCAGTCCTGGAACTCAGCTCGAGCACGTTCTCTAGCTAACAATGCCTGGAAGAAATAATTTGTCAAATGACAATAAGATAACATAGTTTGTGACACCATTAATCTAACATTTATGTCAAGCCTTGACCCGACTCTAACATACTGCCACCATTAAACTAACAAGAATGAAAAATTGTGATACTAAACACTGATCTAAGACTCTTGTTTAAACTACTAATATGTCAGGTTAGGTATAGAACATAGTAATACACTACCATAAGTACAGCTAAACAAGCTCAGACTTAGAATAGTTAACACAACATGAATAAATTCCCATAATACCTATTAACTAACAACAAATAATGAGAGGGCTTACCATTTCTTCTTCATGTTGTGCTTTCTCAAGTGCCCTTTCCTCTCTCCTCTTTTTCACCTTTTCGATTTCTGCCTGTATTGTAATTGTGAATATAGCAACTGTAAGCAGCAAGAACATTTAGTTGTTTGGCCAGTAGTAACAGATCACAAGAACCAACCAAATTGGGATAACATAGAAGAAACATGCAAAGCCTTATTTCAAACACACAAGTTATACCTAAATAAGGCTACTGAATAGCTGAATTATTATTAATCTATTCCTAGTTGTGGTTTAACAAAACCAGATCCCCGACCCAACCATCCCcaataaatattaataaataatttagAATAAGATCTCTAAGAAAACACAATTTACTGATTCAGAATAGTATATCATTGTTTTGTGCACGGCAAATTTCattcaatttaaaataataagGATGGATATTGAAGAAAATGGAAATTTTCAATAGTAATAAAAATAGAATTTTCAGAAAGTGAAAAGATTGAATGAGTGCCAAAAAATAATCTATTGTGTACACCGGTCAACCCAGAGGCAACAATAATAGGCACCGAGTTTTTGTAAAAATTATTTCCTAACCAGCATCTATTGTCATGTTCTAATGTAAAATCAAAGCAGAGATGTATCTATCAAGCCCTTCCccatgaaatttacatggaacATTAAAGAAGTGAAGCATGTTATAAATGATAGATTATATGATGAGGTTAACATTCCTACTATTGGAAATAGGTAGGGAAAAGGTCAGCCTCTTAAATTTGGTGCAACACTTCATCCACCAGAGTTGTGTAAGTAAGATCCCGCTGAGGACTGCTAACCAGAGTTTACCATTGAATTTTCTAACTCGTGGCATCTTATTATTACCCAAATTTAAACACCTAGATGGTCCAGGTGTTTAAATTGGTACCAAGATGCCTTAGCGCTATTATTATTTTGAAGATTCTATATTGGTCAAAGTTTTATGGGACATGTTGCTGAGGATAAAGAGACGAGTATTGTCTGGCAGGTATATCATTACTATAGTGGTCTGTGGTCTTAGTGCCGCTCTTTCTTTTATAGCAGGCCAAGTGTTATTGTTGCTATCTACTCATATCATGCTTACTTGAAATATCATCTATTAAGCTATAAAGCTTAAGGCAGGAAAAAAAAAAGCAACAAAAAATAGCTGCTTCAATTCAAAACTCTAAAATTCAGAACACTAACCAGATACCAAGACATAAACACATACAAATAAGTAAATTTCTGGGAAGGAAATGCATACCATCCTTTCTACTTGTCTTTTCTTCTCAGCCTTAACTGAAAAGGATTCAATAGATACACCTTGAGTAACATCGCGTTCAATTTTCTTGCGCCAAACAAACCTACAAATAACATTCTTGTAGGTTTATAAATCATATATATCTCCTTATCGGCGACCAGTATTTATCTGCAATATTTAAGTACACTTAAAATAAAGAATCTAACATAAGTTTAACACAATtatcaaacaaacaaacaacgaaaaaggaaaagagaagaGCATACTTTTCATTGAGATTAGAATCACCAAATGGATTAGAGTCATTGGAATAACCTGATACTGTATTAGTCTTCAATTTTTTAGCAACTTTCGTAGCCTGAATAACAACAACAAAAGAAAGAACTAAGCATAATATTCAACATATGAAATTAAATAATGAAATTAGTAATGAAGAATCTAGTTGAAACCTTTCTGTGTGCCTTTTTAGCCATATACTGTGAAATTTCCTCTTCTGTTATTGTTCTCGAAGACTTTTTCTTTCTTCCACTTCTATCATCATCGTCACTGGACTCATCTGACTCCCGCCGTGACCGCCGACTAGTTCGCCGGCGGTCGTCGGAATCCGACTCTGATGCAGATTCATCGGATCTTCTCCGTCTTCGATTTTTACTACTACTACCTCCCGCCATTTTCTATGAAGAAAAAGTGAATAACTTAATCACTATAGTTAGAAGAATCGCATTCATTGTTGAACCCTAAATAGTAGTTTGCGAGTTATGAAGCTAAAATTGGAAACTAGTTGTGCATAAAATCGATGACGGAGAAAGGGAGGAAGAACCTGTGGCGGTGGTAAATAGACGGTGACGACGGAAGAAGAGAAATATGGTGATGGACTATGGCGGCGCTGTTGATCTGAAACCTCTATAATTGCACCACACAAATTTCTTCGTTCACTCTTCTTTCGTAGTTACTGGAATTTTTCAAATAATTGTgtatttttcaaatatttataaaagttaaatattttaaataaatcagtgattataattaataaaatatctTAACATCGTgtatattaattaaatttttataattaataattatttttttactAATTATAAAAAACTAGTGGAAGACGGTGCATGGGTATTCCATAGTGTTGGATTGTTATGGATGTATAACTGTTATTATAAAATCATAAAATCAGGAACATTTACAAATAAGATATCACCAACATGAAAAATCAAATACAACTAATTACTACAAATATTTACCAATATAACtaataattataaatattttttaaaatatataatttataatataaaaaaattcaatattgataaaaatttatttttattctttttttttaatcTTGTCACTTTATCATTTTgtatttaaaatttaatttttgaAACTAAAATATCATATTTTATTAAATAGTTTGCTTTTGTCTTCCACTTTTACTTATGATATCAAAGATTTATATTGATTGATTCAAAATAAACTATACATTTCTAAATTCTATAACTTTTTGTAATGTCAATTTTTTCTAATGTCAGGTCCAATTTAAAATAGATTTTGGTTTCTCCAAAAGATGCAAATTTACTCTTTTGCATTATTTTCTCTCTTCCTTTTACGCTGCAAAATTCCATCTCTCTTCCTCTTCTGCTTTCTTCTCTCTTTTGTTGCCTTTCTTTTCATGTGTTTTTTCTTCTCTCTTCAACCTCTCTTTTCCTCTTCTTCTTTCTCCTCTCTTCCTTTTCTTCAATAAAGACAACCGGGTCGTGGGACGATTTACAGAAATCTACAAATCGAAGTTTTTTAAGGTTTGTGCTTTTTATCTTTCTTTACTTAGATCTACAAAACTCTATTTAGAGATGACACAATGGCTAGAGATTTAAGGGTTTGTTTTTTTCTTATTCTGATTTTAGAATTTCAGTGtgagaaaaatgaaataaaaaacaagTTAGGTTTTCTGTTACATCTTCTTCTTTCTCACTACTGTGACATGTTTGTATCGTGTATTGTGTTTTGTTATATTTGTTACACAGTCATGTTTTCTATTATTGACTGTGAATAAAATGGTTGGTACTTTAATAGTTTTTTATTTCAGTTATTTGTGGTTTACACATTTGTCTTTGAATCTTTTCAATCAGTTGGTTTTGATTATCCACCTGTGGGGTGATTTGTGTGTTTATTATGTCCCTGTGGTAGTTTTATTTTGACCTAAGATTGTTGGTGTTGCAAAAATGGAAAAGAATAATCAATATTGGCATGTCTATTACTGTTACGACAACTATTCATGTTATGGAAAAGATATGGACTTCCTACAGCTCATCATGAAGTATGCATTCATATACTTATTTGGTTGTTGAGTAATTCTTTAACTACCTACCCATTATTATTTAATGCCACCAATCAACCTAAATTATCCCTTAAACATTATTTATTCATGCCTACTAAAAGGACATAACAGTAAAATACATATTACCTAATCTTAGAATTGTTGAGAACAATTCATGGCATTTTTCAATTGGTCCGAATTTTATTATGTCCTTTATATCAATTTTCCCTCTCTTTTCACCccatttaatttttttttctttatcAAAAAAGTTTCTCTTTTTCCCTCACTCTCTCTTTTCTCGTCTCCCTGTTTCTCTTTCTTCTTCCTCATTCATTTTCTTCTCCTTTCATCACTTTCCATTTCTCTTTCTCCCCTTTCAACCAAGTTCTTCTTCCTTTTACAAAGCAACCATCtccttcttttcttttgtgttCATATTTCAACACGAAAAATAAAGTAATGGGCATGGAAACAAGATGAAAAAGGTGTACTTTGATAAtaaattt encodes:
- the LOC127125725 gene encoding cactin isoform X2 — protein: MAGGSSSKNRRRRRSDESASESDSDDRRRTSRRSRRESDESSDDDDRSGRKKKSSRTITEEEISQYMAKKAHRKATKVAKKLKTNTVSGYSNDSNPFGDSNLNEKFVWRKKIERDVTQGVSIESFSVKAEKKRQVERMAEIEKVKKRREERALEKAQHEEEMALLARERARAEFQDWEKKEEEFHFDQSKVRSEIRLREGRARPIDVLTKHLNGSDDLDIEINEPYMVFKGLTVKEMSELRDDIKMHLDLDRATPTHVEYWEALLVVCDWELAESRKKDAIDRARVRGEEPPAELLAEQRGLHSSVEPDVKDLLHGKTRTELEALQVHIESEMRTGTAKVVEYWEAILKHLHIYKAKACLKEIHAKMLRKHLQRLEQPLEDEDEPESAHDMIPDEAYIEDDAKDESFSPEPIRENQEAEDEAGSFSPQLLHDDENEEAIDPEEDRAILERKRMAVIEEQQRRIQEAMASRPAPSEDNLEMKAIKAMGAMEDGDAVFGSGAEVSLDSQVYWWHDKYRPRKPKYFNRVHTGYEWNKYNQTHYDHDNPPPKIVQGYKFNIFYPDLVDKIKAPNYTIEKDGSNGETCIIRFHAGPPYEDIAFRIVNKEWEYSHKKGFKCTFERGILHVYFNFKRHRYRR
- the LOC127125725 gene encoding cactin isoform X1, translating into MAGGSSSKNRRRRRSDESASESDSDDRRRTSRRSRRESDESSDDDDRSGRKKKSSRTITEEEISQYMAKKAHRKATKVAKKLKTNTVSGYSNDSNPFGDSNLNEKFVWRKKIERDVTQGVSIESFSVKAEKKRQVERMAEIEKVKKRREERALEKAQHEEEMALLARERARAEFQDWEKKEEEFHFDQSKVRSEIRLREGRARPIDVLTKHLNGSDDLDIEINEPYMVFKGLTVKEMSELRDDIKMHLDLDRATPTHVEYWEALLVVCDWELAESRKKDAIDRARVRGEEPPAELLAEQRGLHSSVEPDVKDLLHGKTRTELEALQVHIESEMRTGTAKVVEYWEAILKHLHIYKAKACLKEIHAKMLRKHLQRLEQPLEDEDEPESAHDMIPDEAYIEDDAKVRSADESFSPEPIRENQEAEDEAGSFSPQLLHDDENEEAIDPEEDRAILERKRMAVIEEQQRRIQEAMASRPAPSEDNLEMKAIKAMGAMEDGDAVFGSGAEVSLDSQVYWWHDKYRPRKPKYFNRVHTGYEWNKYNQTHYDHDNPPPKIVQGYKFNIFYPDLVDKIKAPNYTIEKDGSNGETCIIRFHAGPPYEDIAFRIVNKEWEYSHKKGFKCTFERGILHVYFNFKRHRYRR